The following coding sequences lie in one Oncorhynchus masou masou isolate Uvic2021 chromosome 20, UVic_Omas_1.1, whole genome shotgun sequence genomic window:
- the LOC135507190 gene encoding LOW QUALITY PROTEIN: G protein-coupled receptor kinase 5-like (The sequence of the model RefSeq protein was modified relative to this genomic sequence to represent the inferred CDS: inserted 1 base in 1 codon): protein MYFSRFLQWKWLERQPVTKNTFRHYRVLGKGGFGEVCACQVRATGKMYACKKLEKKRVKKRKGEAMALNEKRILEKVNSSFVVNLAYAYETKDALCLVLTIMNGGDLKFHIYNMGNSGFDEQRAVFYAAEICSGLEDLHRERIVYRDLKPENILLDDRGHIRISDLGLAVQIPDSETIRGRVGTVGYMAPEVIQNESYSFSPDWWGLGCLVFEMIQGQSPFRRRKERVKREEVDRRVREDPEEYSDKFSEEAKDICRQLLAKDPKARLGCQGLGGVEVKAHIIFKNINFKRLEAGILEXPFSPDPRAVYCKDVLDIEQFSTVKGVNLDPTDDDFYHKFVTGSVSIPWQNEMIEMECFKEINVYETEGLLCSDLDVNRPNPPPKRGFFYRLFRREVCLKSGYEDEEHEEPSRL, encoded by the exons ATGTACTTCTCTCGCTTTCTGCAGTGGAAGTGGCTGGAGAG GCAACCAGTAACCAAAAATACCTTCAGGCATTACAGAGTACTAGGAAAAGGTGGATTTGGTGAG gtGTGTGCCTGTCAGGTCCGGGCCACTGGTAAGATGTACGCCTGTAAAAAGCTGGaaaagaagagagtgaagaagagaaaagGTGAAGCCATGGCACTAAACGAAAAACGCATTTTAGAAAAAGTTAACAGTAGTTTTGTA gtgaatCTAGCCTATGCGTATGAGACTAAGGATGCTCTGTGTTTAGTACTGACCATAATGAATGGAGGAGACCTGAAGTTCCACATCTATAATATGGGGAACTCTGGCTTTGATGAGCAGAGGGCCGTCTTCTACGCTGCAGAGATCTGTTCTGGGCTGGAAGACCTGCACCGTGAGAGGATAGTCTACCG gGACTTAAAACCTGAAAACATTCTTCTAGACGACCGCG GACACATCCGTATCTCTGACCTGGGACTAGCCGTCCAGATTCCCGACTCGGAGACGATACGAGGGAGAGTGGGCACTGTAGGATACATGG CCCCAGAGGTGATCCAGAATGAGTCCTACTCCTTCAGTCCTGACTGGTGGGGTCTGGGCTGTCTGGTGTTTGAGATGATCCAGGGTCAGTCGCCCTTCCGCCGGCGTAAAGAACGAgtgaagagagaagaggtggacAGACGAGTGCGAGAAGATCCCGAGGAATACTCTGACAAGTTCTCTGAGGAGGCCAAGGATATCTGCAGACAG cTGCTGGCCAAAGACCCCAAAGCCCGTCTGGGGTGCCAGGGGCTGGGCGGTGTGGAGGTGAAGGCTCATATCATCTTCAAGAACATCAACTTCAAACGCCTCGAGGCAGGCATTCTGG CCCCCTTCAGTCCTGAt ccgcgGGCGGTGTATTGTAAAGATGTTCTGGATATAGAACAGTTCTCTACAGTGAAGGGAGTCAACCTGGACCCCACAGACGATGACTTCTACCACAAGTTTGTTACAGGAAGTGTCTCCATACCCTGGCAGAACGAG ATGATTGAGATGGAGTGTTTTAAGGAGATCAACGTCTATGAGACCGAGGGCCTGCTGTGTTCAGATCTGGATGTGAACAGACCCAACCCACCGCCAAAGAGAGGATTCTTCTACAGGCTGTTCAGACGAGAG gtctgtttaAAGAGTGGCTACGAAGACGAAGAGCACGAGGAGCCTTCCCGACTTTAA